A stretch of Porites lutea chromosome 5, jaPorLute2.1, whole genome shotgun sequence DNA encodes these proteins:
- the LOC140937127 gene encoding uncharacterized protein, producing the protein MKSNGSFVPVVPSKTIPVQYFQTWKAWLHSTVLFRSSYRLHVNLSHNAMPKGGKIGRKQSVLKKNCQKKKSKFKGVQKQKKVPMELARNAATEIAFVGEDDVVSKQIPPPAASASLRKIGAEYTESSSDESIDPKGEIPEGYRLVSMDSLKEFARRIHSNSQCASGHLELREISTNRFGLSSSIYAICDDCGLTEFLGTGEHNSLDNGPRTVQGKDVNRRVVYAASEMGFGTLSSRLYTQKCK; encoded by the exons ATGAAGTCCAATGGTTCGTTTGTTCCTGTAGTCCCTTCCAAGACCATCCCTGTTCAATATTTCCAAACTTGGAAGGCCTGGTTGCATAGCACGGTGTTATTTCGCTCTTCGTACAGACTCCATGTGAATCTCTCGCACAACGCGATGCCAAAAGGAGGAAAAATCGGGCGAAAACAGTCCGTACTGAAAAAGAattgtcaaaaaaagaaatcaaaattcaagggagtccaaaaacaaaagaaagtgccCATGGAACTGGCGAGAAACGCTGCTACTGAAATCGCGTTTGTCGGTGAAGATGATGTTGTGAGTAAACAGATTCCACCGCCTGCTGCTTCGGCTTCTCTGAGAAAAATTGGTGCTGAATACACAGAAAGCTCTTCCGATGAAAGTATAGATCCAAAAGGTGAGATACCAGAAGGATACCGTCTTGTGTCCATGGATAGTCTCAAAGAATTTGCAAGAAGGATTCATTCAAATTCGCAATGTGCTTCCG gcCATCTAGAACTTCGAGAAATAAGCACAAACCGATTTGGCCTCAGCAGCAGCATATATGCTATTTGTGATGACTGCGGTCTGACGGAATTTCTGGGTACTGGTGAACATAATTCCTTAGACAACGGCCCTAGAACTGTGCAAGGGAAGGATGTAAATCGCCGAGTGGTTTATGCTGCCAGCGAAATGGGGTTTGGCACGTTGTCTTCCAGGCTTTATACCCAAAAATGCAAATGA